A genome region from Scyliorhinus torazame isolate Kashiwa2021f chromosome 11, sScyTor2.1, whole genome shotgun sequence includes the following:
- the elp6 gene encoding elongator complex protein 6 isoform X1 — protein MFPELNNILNSTPETCEQGKVVLLCDKLTDGTFLVHHFLSFYLKGGCKVCFLGLVQSFNHYNLVAQKLGVHLSAAREKGQLVFLEGLRSSLDLILNDGQESTQQILSPLQFLSSPNASLQCLYDFVRVSLQETSETPWRFPVLIIDDLSVLLSLGVSPVNIMNFLHYCRATVCSKFMGNIVTLVHNTEDLEDEENNFVVKSLSHQCHMILQVEGLTTGYCKDIHGQLTMTCRSPSPVKSEKNVNKIFQYKIQDKNVTFFARGTSSAVL, from the exons atgttcccagagctgaataacaTTCTCAACTCAACTCCTGAAACGTGTGAACAG GGAAAAGTCGTGCTTTTGTGTGACAAGCTGACAGATGGCACTTTCCTTGTACACCACTTTCTTTCTTTTTATCTCAAAG GCGGTTGCAAAGTTTGCTTTCTTGGCCTGGTCCAGTCTTTTAATCATTACAACCTCGTTGCCCAAAAGCTG GGAGTTCATCTATCTGCAGCCAGAGAAAAAGGACAGCTAGTGTTTCTGGAAGGACTCCGTTCTTCTCTTGACCTCATACTTAATGACGGGCAGGAAAGTACACAACAAATACTATCACCGTTGCAGTTTCTAAG CTCTCCCAATGCAAGCCTCCAGTGCCTCTATGACTTTGTTCGTGTATCACTACAGGAGACCAGTGAAACCCCTTGGCGGTTTCCTGTGCTGATTATCGATGACCTCAGTGTCTTGCTCAGCCTGGGAGTGAGCCCTGTAAACATCATGAATTTCCTGCATTACTGCAGGGCTACAGTGTGCTCAAAGTTCATG GGAAATATAGTGACATTGGTGCATAACACAGAAGATTTAGAAGATGAAGAAAATAATTTTGTTGTCAAATCATTGAGTCACCAGTGCCACATGATATTACAGGTGGAAGGATTGACTACTGGCTACTGCAAGGATATCCATGGTCAG CTGACTATGACCTGCCGTTCCCCTTCGCCTGTCAAGTCTGAAAAGAATGTCAACAAAATCTTCCAGTACAAGATACAAGACAAAAATGTGACCTTTTTTGCTCGAGGAACCTCATCTGCTGTGCTGTAG
- the elp6 gene encoding elongator complex protein 6 isoform X2 yields MFPELNNILNSTPETCEQGKVVLLCDKLTDGTFLVHHFLSFYLKGGCKVCFLGLVQSFNHYNLVAQKLGVHLSAAREKGQLVFLEGLRSSLDLILNDGQESTQQILSPLQFLSSPNASLQCLYDFVRVSLQETSETPWRFPVLIIDDLSVLLSLGVSPVNIMNFLHYCRATVCSKFMVEGLTTGYCKDIHGQLTMTCRSPSPVKSEKNVNKIFQYKIQDKNVTFFARGTSSAVL; encoded by the exons atgttcccagagctgaataacaTTCTCAACTCAACTCCTGAAACGTGTGAACAG GGAAAAGTCGTGCTTTTGTGTGACAAGCTGACAGATGGCACTTTCCTTGTACACCACTTTCTTTCTTTTTATCTCAAAG GCGGTTGCAAAGTTTGCTTTCTTGGCCTGGTCCAGTCTTTTAATCATTACAACCTCGTTGCCCAAAAGCTG GGAGTTCATCTATCTGCAGCCAGAGAAAAAGGACAGCTAGTGTTTCTGGAAGGACTCCGTTCTTCTCTTGACCTCATACTTAATGACGGGCAGGAAAGTACACAACAAATACTATCACCGTTGCAGTTTCTAAG CTCTCCCAATGCAAGCCTCCAGTGCCTCTATGACTTTGTTCGTGTATCACTACAGGAGACCAGTGAAACCCCTTGGCGGTTTCCTGTGCTGATTATCGATGACCTCAGTGTCTTGCTCAGCCTGGGAGTGAGCCCTGTAAACATCATGAATTTCCTGCATTACTGCAGGGCTACAGTGTGCTCAAAGTTCATG GTGGAAGGATTGACTACTGGCTACTGCAAGGATATCCATGGTCAG CTGACTATGACCTGCCGTTCCCCTTCGCCTGTCAAGTCTGAAAAGAATGTCAACAAAATCTTCCAGTACAAGATACAAGACAAAAATGTGACCTTTTTTGCTCGAGGAACCTCATCTGCTGTGCTGTAG